One Antedon mediterranea chromosome 1, ecAntMedi1.1, whole genome shotgun sequence genomic window, CTCCCGTCCATTTCCAGGAAAGTAACGTGGCCCGTTTATGGAAACACATAATACCTACTGCCGaactttaaattgaaaattaaaatggaACTATTGCCAACTTAACATGCAAGgcaaatttgattttataaaagAGTAAAGAAATGTAAAGATGTCATACAGTTTTCCTGATGTAGGTCAAATTGAGAACAATAAAGGAAGGTAGCAAAGCTATTACATTTTAATCTGAATAGATTTGTTTTTGGCTAGGATGAGTGCGAGGACCAGATCTATTTGAATCCATTGTGGTGTGTCAGAAAGCTTAAAAGAGTAATTCCCGACCTTGAGAGAGACTTCATCCCAACCAAAATACATTAATTTAGCATCGAACTCTCAGTCTCAGATACTAAATTTCTATACTACAGTAAACTCTTCCAATACCGGACTCCGTCAAAACCGAAAACTCTctcaaaaccagacttttctttaggcccaaaaggtcccaaatttgtttttaccataaaaaacacattccgaatactaGACTTTTCAGAAAATCAGACATATTGGGCCAGTCCAaaaggtgtccagtattgggagagttgactgtgtATTTGTGGTCTGGAAGCTTAGGTTGGAAAACACTTGTTTTTCATGCAGTTGAgaagaaaatgtgatgtattCTTAATAAACAATCGCCATGCAGCCTTTATCATCATATACAGCACAGCTGCGTAGAAatgcatacagtatatatgtatatatatcaaccttttaatgtaaaaaagaaATGTACCAATTTATGTAAACTCAAGGATTAAGTCAACAAGAGTTGTTGGTTACAAAGCTGGCCATGGACTCTCATGCACACACACACTCAAAATAGGAAACGCTTAACCTGTTGGTACTGTACAGGCATTATATACCACGTCAGCAAAACCGACCTGTGTAAAAAATGCTTTTTGTAGGTGGGATATTTTTCTCTTAATTATGCAATGTTTTAATAGATAAGTATATAAATAGACCAACTTTCACTTGCCTGAGAGGCATACCTTAAATTATGTGTGATCTCCTGTCTCAACTGGTTCTAAAACAATAGTGTGTTTATACGTCCAGCTGGTGTCATGACAACCGCACTTACGAGGGCGCTTACCGTCTCTTCAACAACCGCCTTATGCAATATTTCAGCATGTGACAATTAGACATATGCAATAACAGTGATCTTACAATTTATCTTATTTATCTCTACtacaatattattcaattataGTTATCTAAGAGATTTtcttatcaaaatatttaaaaaaaatgtataattaacaacaaaaaacataattttggaAATCTGTAAGccaaatttgtaataattaaaaattttttaatattacatagtttttaaatttctgtctTTTAATAAACATCTATATTTAGTATTTACGATCAAAACTCTATTCTTTTCAtactttcttcaaatttgtaGCCATTCTTGTTGCTGGTCCCACCTAATATCTACACAATCCACTCACCTTATTAAGCAACATTTTGCTCAACTTTTTCCATTTCTTCTAAGCTAGGCTTAGATTCCAGTGGCTCTGGAACAACTGTCTGGTCCTCAACAGGCTCACAGCTGATTGGCTCATCTGGAACCTGCTCTGTTTTGATTTGTTCCATTTCAATAGCATCAGATTCCTTTACCTCCCTGTTGCCATCTGTAGAAGACACTTCTCCATATTGATGAGGCTCTGATGCTGCTGTTTCCATTTCTTCTGtattttcttctttaatttCTGAAAACAAATTCAATTAGTTTTTAAGTCACAGGGTCAGAAATCATCTGTTTTAGAAGAAAAAACTGTTGTGAAGATAaattgtacatactgtacaggccttgtcttttaaaaattataggtgtgctacaaattgcactcctcaatacattcaggggtgatGTAAGTGTTTAACAAATTTAAGTCATAAATCACACACCttaagggcagtttaggagtgccTTAGGCGAGTGATCGTACTCGCTCGctttaaaagacaaggcctgtacATAGACACACAGGCACAACTGTAATAATGTCCATTCCAAAGGATGACAATAAACTAATCTAATCCTGCCCATTCTACACTATTCATAATTcaattttcctatacttttaATCAGAAACTCACTTTCTTGTTGCTCAGCTGAAGCTTCTTCCTTTTTCTCTCCATCTGACGGCTTCTTTTCTCTACTACGTTCTCTATCACGATCAGTTCTCTCACTGCTCTTTTTTCGTTCATGACTTTTTGAGCGACGTCTATCTCTAGAGCGTGAACGCGAATATTTTCTGCTGCGAGAACCCGATCTTGATCTTCGCTTATCTCTGCTTCGTGAGCGCGACCGCCTTCTACGATCTCGACTACGACTCTTTCTGCGCCTAAAAGtaatagataataaaaatatcatatccagtaatttagtttaatttaaaagtactgtatttagtataatttttttaatgtataatacCTGTCCCTGTCTCTATCCCTGTCTCGGCTTTTGCTTCGACGTCTTCGGTCACGGCTCCTCGACCGTCTCCTGTCACGAGATCTACTCCTGCGACGACGATCCCTTGACCTAGATCGTGACCTTCTGTCTTTTCGctctttctctttttttttccgTCTTTCCTCTCTTTCTTTCTCACGTTCCTCTCTTTCTTTCTCACGTTCCTTTTCCCTTTCTTCTCGCCTTTTTTGACgttcttctttttctttctccCTTTCCTTTTCACGTTCCTCACGTTCTTTTGCCCGTTTAGCTTCCAGCTCCTCTATTGGACGTCTTTGTTCTTTCTACAACACACAACATGATAAAGCATTATAAATCAAAAAGATTCATCTCATACcttcaaacaaataataaatgtatatgcAATACAGTGCTAAACAATACtaataattgatatttattaaataataataattgacatTACAATACCTTAATTTCATCAATGGTGGCTTTAATCTTGGCATAACCCATGTGTTGTTTTCCCATCAAGTGTTCATCTACTCTTGACTTGGCATCTCCTATAATAAGGAAGGCCGCACACACCTGGCATACCTCCATCTGCTTCTCTTGTGAAGCTATAGACTCGACAGACTGAAATTGCAAGGGAATTGATATTACAATACTAAGACTCAGCACAcccaatatttataaaaaaaaattaacaatttaaattaacaaatacattacaaaataatgtattgccATTCTAGGTGTGGAAGAGAGAACTTATTAATTCAAGTcagtttatttattcaaatatcaATAGTATAtaagaaatgaataaatataaaaaaggaCTAATAATGCATTAACTATCAGTCAGACGGTAACATGATATAACAACAAGTAGTGATGATTTTGGCATCGGAAAAACCCAGGCACAGTAGCAAAGTCAGGATTTAAAATCAGGACTGAACTCTGCAAACATTTTAACAACTAAGTTGAAGTTTCactaaattaatcaattaatactcCAAATACACATCAATCATTGGACCATTTAAAAAAGTCACCCATTGTTTTTGTCACCCATTGTTTTTGTCACCCATTCTTAGTtccatttgttgtcacatagtGTATATGACATTA contains:
- the LOC140061940 gene encoding uncharacterized protein, which codes for MAHAAAALLDELMGRNRNLRPDDANRNIRWDSEDVCKHFLVQYCPHELFINTRSDLGPCTKLHDEELRKAYRESSRFKKMGYEDAFLSCLEQVMQDVERRIRRGHSRLALNNTSNSLHTPLKNKNEEKIKFLTEKINNLLEQVEQLGCDGKVEEAEGTMKLVDQLKDEREQLRVSVESIASQEKQMEVCQVCAAFLIIGDAKSRVDEHLMGKQHMGYAKIKATIDEIKKEQRRPIEELEAKRAKEREEREKEREKEKEERQKRREEREKEREKEREEREKEREERRKKKEKERKDRRSRSRSRDRRRRSRSRDRRRSRSRDRRRRSKSRDRDRDRDRRRKSRSRDRRRRSRSRSRDKRRSRSGSRSRKYSRSRSRDRRRSKSHERKKSSERTDRDRERSREKKPSDGEKKEEASAEQQEKIKEENTEEMETAASEPHQYGEVSSTDGNREVKESDAIEMEQIKTEQVPDEPISCEPVEDQTVVPEPLESKPSLEEMEKVEQNVA